In Brienomyrus brachyistius isolate T26 chromosome 3, BBRACH_0.4, whole genome shotgun sequence, the following proteins share a genomic window:
- the LOC125738888 gene encoding achaete-scute homolog 4-like, with protein sequence MTTERQQSYFERLQYPRSIALGFTKDQAGASFRDAFGVPFHFEPAYLDPSCCHGYTGRFSYLQFPGHLGVYDCSFEPAFIRKRNERERQRVRCVNEGYARLREHLPQEFEDKRLSKVETLRAAINYIKHLQRVLELHVSDAKDGLRSPGNVRSPPRVLHQAECNSDGESRNSLSDCGETNC encoded by the coding sequence ATGACAACCGAACGTCAGCAAAGTTACTTCGAGCGGCTCCAGTATCCGCGCTCCATAGCTCTTGGCTTCACGAAGGACCAAGCCGGCGCATCCTTCCGGGATGCTTTTGGGGTGCCCTTCCACTTTGAGCCCGCTTACCTGGATCCCAGCTGCTGTCACGGCTACACCGGGCGCTTTTCCTACTTGCAGTTCCCCGGACATTTGGGCGTGTACGATTGTTCATTCGAACCAGCGTTCATCCGCAAGCGAAACGAAAGGGAGAGACAGCGAGTTCGGTGCGTCAACGAAGGTTACGCACGACTCCGGGAGCACCTCCCGCAGGAGTTTGAGGATAAGAGACTCAGCAAAGTGGAGACGCTTCGCGCGGCgataaattacataaaacatTTGCAGAGAGTCTTGGAGCTGCACGTGTCTGACGCGAAGGATGGACTGCGGTCGCCGGGAAACGTGCGAAGTCCACCCAGGGTGCTGCACCAAGCAGAATGCAACAGCGACGGGGAGTCCAGAAACAGCCTGAGCGACTGTGGGGAAACAAACTGTTAA
- the sapcd1 gene encoding suppressor APC domain-containing protein 1, producing MAFPGSYTVAQQSGLQHLDSLHFFLWLKRLKELEREKDCLWAGLEILEQARMWYHQRLEENRERHNGPEPWAEYLETPSRDCLIRSRIQRVNGSLGNLMFDPNAARILPCLERENSDSSLQWQNTVLIQEVSRKSQKISTLERERDGLLQKLRELHRA from the exons ATGGCCTTCCCAGGCTCCTACACCGTGGCCCAGCAGAGCGGCCTTCAGCATCTGGACTCCCTGCACTTTTTCCTCTGG TTGAAGAGACTGAAGGAGCTGGAACGTGAGAAGGACTGCCTTTGGGCTGGGCTGGAGATTCTGGAGCAGGCCCGAATGTGGTATCATCAACGGCTGGAGGAGAATCGAGAGCGACACAATGGACCTGAGCCCTGGGCTGAATATCTG GAAACTCCATCTAGAGACTGCCTGATTAGGTCTCGTAtccagagagtgaatggcagtTTGGGAAATCTGATGTTTGATCCCAATGCAGCAAGAATCCTGCCATGCCTAGAAAGAGAGAACTCTGATTCCAGCCTTCAGTGGCAGAACACTGTTCTGATACAG GAAGTGAGTCGGAAGAGCCAGAAAATCTCCACGCTGGAGCGGGAGAGGGACGGGCTCCTTCAGAAGCTCCGGGAACTGCATCGTGCGTGA